One Molothrus aeneus isolate 106 chromosome 6, BPBGC_Maene_1.0, whole genome shotgun sequence genomic window carries:
- the LOC136558185 gene encoding ciliary microtubule associated protein 1A-like, with protein MEGPWVGTWRPHPRRGPILAEFSTPGPKYWLPGTTGHMAHDPTKDRAPAYSFRGTKAPSTSSCSPGPRYFIESSITKTGKQVAPSALVTARPKSKILATPGPSDYTTDPANKHVFHTAPANSLASRPKDLKGFRTPGPGTYTLPRILGPNTAYTHAQPCYSMKGKSLYQSCFQELAKTPGPAAFAKVDLDVYKTRAPKFSMGLKTKLPGKGAFPGPAEYTLGKLSVTKARDPAYSFGLRHSIYKASLIPATHVD; from the exons ATGGAGGGACCCTGGGTCGGCACCTGGAGACCTCATCCCCGACGGGGCCCAATCCTTGCAGAATTCAGCACCCCAGGTCCCAAGTACTGGCTCCCTGGGACAACAG GTCATATGGCTCATGATCCCACGAAAGACAGAGCCCCTGCATACTCATTTCGAGGGACCAAAGCTCCCTCCACAAGCAGCTGCTCACCAGGTCCTCGGTACTTCATTGAATCATCCATCACCAAGACTGGGAAGCAGGTGGCTCCATCAGCACTTGTCACAGCACGTCCCAAGAGCAAGATTTTGGCCACCCCTGGACCCA GTGACTACACCACGGATCCTGCAAACAAACATGTCTTCCATACCGCACCGGCGAATAGCCTGGCATCCCGACCCAAGGACTTAAAAGGTTTCCGAACACCAG GTCCTGGCACCTACACCTTACCTAGGATTCTAGGACCCAACACAGCATACACTCATGCTCAACCATGCTACTCCATGAAGGGGAAGAGTCTATACCAAAGCTGTTTTCAAGAGTTGGCAAAG ACGCCAGGTCCTGCAGCATTTGCCAAGGTGGATCTGGATGTCTACAAAACCAGGGCTCCCAAATTCTCAATgggattaaaaacaaaacttccTGGAAAGGGAGCATTTCCAGGTCCAGCAGAATACACCCTGGGAAAG TTGTCAGTAACCAAGGCCCGGGATCCTGCTTACAGTTTTGGACTGCGACATTCTATCTACAAAGCTTCTTTAATACCTGCAACACATGTTGATTAA
- the LOC136558194 gene encoding ciliary microtubule associated protein 1A-like isoform X2 — MAHDPTKDRAPAYSFRGTKAPSTSSCSPGPRYFIHPSITKTGKYMPPSALMMGRGKSKIEVTPGPSDYVTELANKHVFYTAPSNHMVFRPKDFKRFRTPGPGTYTLPRILGPNTAYTHAQPCYSMKGKSLYQSCFQELAKTPGPAAFAKVDLDVYKTRAPKFSMGLKTKLAGKDRFPGPADYNTGKVALIKARDPAYSFGLRHSIYKASLIPATHVD; from the exons ATGGCTCATGATCCCACGAAAGACAGAGCCCCTGCATACTCATTTCGAGGGACCAAAGCTCCCTCCACAAGCAGCTGCTCACCAGGTCCTCGGTacttcatccatccatccatcaccaAGACTGGGAAGTATATGCCACCATCAGCACTTATGATGGGACGTGGCAAGAGCAAGATTGAGGTCACCCCTGGACCCA GTGATTATGTCACAGAACTTGCCAACAAACACGTCTTCTATACTGCACCGTCCAATCACATGGTGTTCCGGCCCAAGGACTTTAAAAGGTTCCGAACACCAG GTCCTGGCACCTACACCTTACCTAGGATTCTAGGACCCAACACAGCATACACTCATGCTCAACCATGCTACTCCATGAAGGGGAAGAGTCTATACCAAAGCTGTTTTCAAGAGTTGGCAAAG ACGCCAGGTCCTGCGGCATTTGCCAAGGTGGATCTGGATGTCTACAAAACCAGGGCTCCCAAATTCTCAATGGGACTAAAAACCAAACTGGCTGGCAAGGATCGGTTTCCAGGTCCGGCAGACTACAACACAGGAAAG GTTGCACTGATCAAGGCCCGGGATCCTGCTTACAGTTTTGGACTGCGACATTCTATCTACAAAGCTTCTTTAATACCTGCAACACATGTTGATTAA
- the LOC136558194 gene encoding ciliary microtubule associated protein 1A-like isoform X1 yields MAGPWVGTWRPHPRRGPILAEFSTPGPKYWLPGTTGHMAHDPTKDRAPAYSFRGTKAPSTSSCSPGPRYFIHPSITKTGKYMPPSALMMGRGKSKIEVTPGPSDYVTELANKHVFYTAPSNHMVFRPKDFKRFRTPGPGTYTLPRILGPNTAYTHAQPCYSMKGKSLYQSCFQELAKTPGPAAFAKVDLDVYKTRAPKFSMGLKTKLAGKDRFPGPADYNTGKVALIKARDPAYSFGLRHSIYKASLIPATHVD; encoded by the exons ATGGCAGGACCCTGGGTTGGCACCTGGAGACCTCATCCCCGACGGGGCCCAATCCTTGCAGAATTCAGCACCCCAGGTCCCAAGTACTGGCTCCCTGGGACAACAG GTCATATGGCTCATGATCCCACGAAAGACAGAGCCCCTGCATACTCATTTCGAGGGACCAAAGCTCCCTCCACAAGCAGCTGCTCACCAGGTCCTCGGTacttcatccatccatccatcaccaAGACTGGGAAGTATATGCCACCATCAGCACTTATGATGGGACGTGGCAAGAGCAAGATTGAGGTCACCCCTGGACCCA GTGATTATGTCACAGAACTTGCCAACAAACACGTCTTCTATACTGCACCGTCCAATCACATGGTGTTCCGGCCCAAGGACTTTAAAAGGTTCCGAACACCAG GTCCTGGCACCTACACCTTACCTAGGATTCTAGGACCCAACACAGCATACACTCATGCTCAACCATGCTACTCCATGAAGGGGAAGAGTCTATACCAAAGCTGTTTTCAAGAGTTGGCAAAG ACGCCAGGTCCTGCGGCATTTGCCAAGGTGGATCTGGATGTCTACAAAACCAGGGCTCCCAAATTCTCAATGGGACTAAAAACCAAACTGGCTGGCAAGGATCGGTTTCCAGGTCCGGCAGACTACAACACAGGAAAG GTTGCACTGATCAAGGCCCGGGATCCTGCTTACAGTTTTGGACTGCGACATTCTATCTACAAAGCTTCTTTAATACCTGCAACACATGTTGATTAA